From the Ctenopharyngodon idella isolate HZGC_01 chromosome 3, HZGC01, whole genome shotgun sequence genome, one window contains:
- the LOC127509623 gene encoding uncharacterized protein LOC127509623, translating to MAGVPNVSLSLSAGEDTFELHAVQLELEAVERQIRTLLEKQAELRERRTALETSRADAHQSSVSLQRDINIPASSTPCTSLHRAREPRTRSSQPSFTLAPSHQGPWVLQQRKARARPRTRTSPPLPPPVFEVSTRNRFSPLREAERDAVVIGDSIVRHVHATTTKGKVRSHCFPGARVLDVSAQVPAILNGAESIGAVVLHVGVNDTRLRQTEVLKQDFRSLIETVRATSPATRIIVSGPLLTYRRGHERFSRLFALNEWLMSWCTEQKLLFINNWNLFWERPRLFRADGLHPSKIGADLLSENISKTLRTV from the coding sequence ATGGCGGGCGTACCGAATGTGTCTCTATctttgagtgcaggtgaggacacGTTCGAGCTGCATGCGGTGCAGTTGGAGCTGGAGGCCGTGGAACGACAGATCCGGACCCTTCTGGAGAAACAGGCCGAGCTACGGGAGCGGCGAACAGCGCTGGAAACATCCCGTGCTGACGCTCACCAATCCTCGGTAAGTTTGCAGCGCGATATTAACATTCCTGCTTCCTCTACGCCGTGTACTTCTCTGCACAGGGCCCGAGAACCCAGAACGCGTTCATCCCAGCCCTCGTTCACTCTGGCGCCGTCACACCAGGGACCTTGGGTTCTTCAGCAACGGAAGGCGCGAGCCAGGCCTCGGACCAGGACCTCTCCCCCTCTGCCGCCCCCGGTCTTCGAGGTCTCGACGAGGAACCGCTTCTCCCCTCTTCGCGAGGCAGAACGAGACGCCGTGGTCATCGGAGACTCCATCGTCCGTCACGTCCACGCTACCACAACCAAAGGTAAGGTGCGCAGTCACTGTTTTCCTGGTGCTCGTGTCCTCGATGTCTCTGCGCAGGTTCCCGCGATCCTGAATGGCGCTGAGAGCATCGGAGCTGTTGTTCTGCATGTGGGGGTGAACGACACCAGGCTGCGGCAGACGGAGGTGCTGAAGCAGGACTTCAGGAGCCTGATCGAGACGGTACGAGCCACATCGCCCGCGACGAGGATCATCGTGTCCGGACCACTTCTGACGTACCGACGTGGACATGAAAGGTTcagtagattatttgctttaaatgaatggttaatgtcttggtgtactgaacagaagctgctctttataaataattggaatcttttctgggagcgacctaggctcttccgtgctgatggcctgcaccccagcaaaatcggagctgatcttctgtcggagaacatctccaagacgcttcgcaccgtatga